The following are encoded together in the Halomonas halophila genome:
- a CDS encoding HesB/IscA family protein, with protein sequence MATLSITTAAADQIRRVLDERGHGLGLRVSVKPSGCSGYSYVLDFADEAANDDVIVEEHGVKVYVAPDALEVLDGSEVDYVSEGLNRYFRFNNPNVKDECGCGESFSV encoded by the coding sequence ATGGCGACACTTTCGATCACCACCGCCGCCGCCGACCAGATCCGTCGGGTGCTCGACGAACGCGGCCACGGCCTGGGCCTGCGGGTCTCGGTCAAGCCCAGCGGCTGCTCCGGCTACAGCTACGTGCTCGACTTCGCCGACGAGGCAGCCAACGACGACGTCATCGTCGAGGAGCACGGCGTGAAGGTCTACGTGGCCCCGGACGCGCTGGAAGTGCTCGACGGCAGCGAAGTGGACTACGTCTCGGAAGGGCTCAACCGCTACTTCCGCTTCAACAACCCCAACGTCAAGGACGAGTGCGGCTGCGGCGAAAGCTTCAGCGTCTGA
- the ndk gene encoding nucleoside-diphosphate kinase, translating into MATERTLSIIKPDAVAKNAIGEIESRFEKAGLKIVAAKMLQLSQEQAEGFYAEHSERPFFGALVGFMTSGPVVVQVLEGENAIAANRDLMGATNPKEAEAGTIRADFAESIDANAVHGSDSPESAAREIAYFFEDSEICAR; encoded by the coding sequence ATGGCTACCGAACGCACCCTGTCCATCATCAAGCCCGACGCCGTCGCCAAGAACGCCATCGGCGAGATCGAGAGCCGCTTCGAGAAAGCCGGTCTGAAGATCGTTGCCGCCAAGATGCTGCAGCTGTCCCAGGAGCAGGCCGAAGGCTTCTACGCCGAGCACAGCGAGCGTCCGTTCTTCGGCGCTCTGGTCGGCTTCATGACCTCCGGTCCGGTCGTCGTGCAGGTGCTGGAAGGCGAGAACGCCATCGCCGCCAACCGCGACCTGATGGGCGCCACCAACCCGAAGGAAGCCGAAGCCGGCACCATCCGCGCCGACTTCGCCGAGTCCATCGACGCCAACGCCGTCCACGGTTCCGACTCTCCGGAATCCGCGGCCCGCGAAATCGCCTACTTCTTCGAGGACAGCGAGATCTGCGCCCGCTAA